Within the Catalinimonas niigatensis genome, the region CAGGTTATCGCTTTATGAGTTTTACATGGCTTATTTCCTATCAAATAACGTCAAATTGTTTGTACAGTTCAAACTTGTGAGTAATGAGGATGAAAAATTAGTTTAAAACACTGTTCTGCAAAACGTATTTCTTGGCTAGAGTTTTCTCGTAGTGTAACTCACAATGCATTGATCAGCTCACCTTTACGTTTCTCTACTGCCTAAAATAAATTATCTATAAAGTTTATAATTAAGCGTGTTTTTAAGACTTAGGGCAATAGTCCCCTGCATAAATCCCAAATAAACCTTAACTTAAAGCCTCAATTTTTTTGATATGGAAGCAACAACTTATCAGGTAGATTTAGCCCAGGCCCGGGAATTCTTGTACCAACTTATCAGGAAGCAGGCGAGTCCGGAAGGAATACAATGGCTGGACCAGCAGACCAGTAAGCTCCGTCAGCAATGGAATCCACGCACTTTTTATTTCTCCTTCAGTTCCGTTCCCCGTTTTATGGGTAAAGATTCTATCACCTATTCTGAAGAAATACGAAAGCAGGCGCATCAACTACGCCCGGGCTTTGATCCTACAGGCTGGGATGTAACGCAGGTAGCCCGTACCTATATACTGCTTTTTCTCCCTCATGATGATGCTAAAGAGTATCTCCTCACCATCAACAGGATGTGTGAAACAGCGGATATGTACGAACAACAGGCATTATATGCGGCCTTGCCTTTACTGCCTCACCCCAAAGAGCTTACCGGCAGAGCAGCCGAAGGCGTCCGTACCAACATGACCAATGTTTTTGATGCCATTGCACTACACAATCCCTATCCGGCAGACCACATGGAGCAGGAAGCCTGGAATCAGTTGCTGCTCAAAGCGGTGTTTATGGGAAGGCCACTTTACAAAATTTATCATGCAGATCAGCGGGCAAATCCTGAATTAGCCCGTATGCTGATTGATTTTACCCACGAACGCTGGGCTGCTCATCGGCAGGTGACGCCAGAGATCTGGCGCTTTGTAGCACCCTACCTCAATGAAGAACACCTTCCTGACCTGGAAAAATCTATCAGACAGGGTGAGCCGCTGGAGGTGGAAGCCGCTTTGCTGGCCTGCGCTGAGAATAATTACAGCGGAGGCAGATTACTACTGGATAACCATCCGGAAGTCAAAGGACGCATTGATAAAGGAGAGATCAACTGGCAAAATATAGGAGAGCGCTTTCATGCTTCAACTAACTGATCAATAGGATTACAAAGCCAACAAACTTTGAACCTTGAACCTGTAACTTTTAACTAAACTAACCCATGAAATTCATAGATCCCCATATACACGTTACTTCCCGCACTACCGATGACTACGAAGCCATGCAGGCAGCGGGCATTGTCGCTATCATTGAACCGGCCTTCTGGCTGGGACAACCCCGTACCAGAGTGGGTAGCTTCCAAGATTATTTTAACAGCCTGGTTGGCTTTGAGCGTTTCCGGGCCAGCCAGTTCGGCATCAAACACTATTGTACGATTGGCCTTAATTCCAAAGAAGCCAACAACGAAAGACTGGCTGAGCAGGTGATGGAGCTACTTCCACTTTATGTGGGCAAAGAAGGCGTGGTCGCAGTGGGAGAGATCGGCTACGACGACCAGACGCCCGCTGAAGACAAATACTACCGCATACAACTGGAACTCGCCAGAGAAGTAGATATACCCGTAATGATTCATACGCCACACCGCGACAAAAAGAGAGGTACCACCCGAAGCATGGATGTTTGCATAGAGCACGGACTAAAACCTAATATGGTGGTGGTAGACCACAACAATGAGGAAACCGTGAAAGAAGTACTGGACCGGGGTTTTTGGGCAGCTTTTACCATTTATCCCCATACCAAAATGGGCAGCGAGCGTATGGTAGAGATTGTAAAGCAATACGGTACAGAACGCATTATCGTGGATAGTGCCGCCGACTGGGGTGTCAGTGATCCGCTGGCAGTGCCCAAAACAGCCAGGCTGATGCTGGAAAAAGGGATTTCTGAAGCAGATGTGCATCAGGTATGCTATCAGAATGCACTGGAAGCCTACGGCCAGAGTGGACAGATGAAAGAGAGTGACTGGGAAGATGTTGCGATTGACCAACGTGAGAAGTATTCTGGCAACAGTGTGTTGCGCGGTGGACAAACGCCCAAAGTCAAAGGCTCTTCGGATATTGTGGAGAATTGATTCAGGTATTTTTCTCCTAATACTTTTGGCGGGCACCTTTAACCCGCCACTTTTTTAACTCAGCTATTAGTACACCGTCTAATGTATGAAAAGACTCATTGCGCATATCAAACTGATGCGTCCTGCCAACGTAGTAACTGCCATTGCTGATATCATGGCGGGATTTGCCGCTTCCGGTATGGTCGTTTTTTGGCTGGAAAATGCAGAAGGTGGCCCTACTTTGTTTTGGCTGGTGATGAGTACCATCGGCCTCTATGCAGGCGGAGTGGTTTTTAACGATGTGTTTGACGCAGAGCTTGATCAGATAGAAAGGCCTGAGCGGCCTATTCCCAGTGGAGCAGCCAGTGTATTTAGCGCAGGTACTTTTGGAGCCTTGCTACTGGCAGCCGGAATCTTCTCAGCATGGATGGTTTCCGATACCAGCTTACTTTTGGCCCTCTTCATCGCGGCTTGCGCTTTGGTCTATGATGGCTGGGGAAAACATCAGGCGGTCTTAGGACCTGTCAACATGGGGCTGTGCAGAGGAGCAAATCTGCTCCTGGGCGTTAGTGCGGTACCCGCTGTACTGACTGAAGTCTGGTACATCAGCCTGATCCCCATCGTGTATATCTCTGCCATTACCATGATCAGCCGGGGCGAAGTACATGGAGGCGACAGGAGTACCCTGCGTTGGGCAGGTATCATGTACGGTGTTATTTTTATCAGCCTTATCCTTTTGGCCTGGGTTTTCAGTGCAGCCTTCTGGCAGGTTCTGCCTTTTTTGGCCCTGCTGGCCTACTTTATTTTCCCTCCCCTTTTCCGTGCTTTGCGCGACCCTCAACCTAAGCATATTGGTATGGCTGTAAAGGCGGGTATCTTATCACTCATCATCCTGGACGCCGCATTGGCTACCGCTTTTGCTGGCTGGTTGTATGGCTTGCTGGTCGTACTGCTGTTTCCTGTTTCCCGACTGGTGGCAAAAGCCTTTGCGGTAACGTAAAAAATGGCGTAAATGGCACTTTTAGCAGATATCCATAGTTGTTTTTGTAGCATAACTATTATCTTGCATACTTGACTTTAGAATACAGCAAGTTCATGAAGCCTATACAGCAGTCATTCAGCGTACCTTTTCAATACCAGGTTTTTTTTACAGAAAAGCTTTTCCACCCCAGCAACACCATCCTAGTTGATCTGATCAAAAGCAAACAGCCACCAAAAGTATATTTTGTAATAGACTCAGGCGTAGCGGATGCACATCCGGAATTGATTACTCAAATCAGGCAGTATGCCCAACATTACGCACATCAATTTACCTTATGTGCTGAGCCTTTGCTGGTGCCCGGAGGAGAGCAGGCTAAGAATGACACTGACTATCTGCAACAGATTGTAGAAGCTACCCATTTGTATGGAATAGACCGGCATTCTTATATCATTGCCGTGGGTGGAGGAGCAGTGTTAGATATGGTGGGCTTTGCCAGTGCAGTATCACACCGGGGTATCCGTCATATCAGGATTCCCACAACAGTATTGTCACAGAACGATTCAGGGGTAGGTGTCAAGAACAGCATAAACTATTTTGGAAAAAAGAACTATCTCGGCACTTTTGCTCCTCCTTTCGCCGTCATCAATGACTTTGATTTCCTCTCTACACTGGATGAGCGCGATTGGAGAGGAGGTATTTCCGAAGCGATTAAAGTAGCCCTGATCAAGGATGCTGCTTTTTTTGCACAGATGGAAGAACAGGCAGAAGCATTGGCAGACAGAGAGCCTGAGCCAATGCAGTCCCTCATCTACCGCTGTGCAGAGATGCACCTGGAACACATTGGTGGAGGCGATCCTTTTGAGATGGGATCTTCGCGTCCGCTGGACTTTGGGCACTGGGCTGCACATAAGCTGGAGCAACTCACAAATTATAGCATACGCCACGGAGAGGCCGTAGCAATAGGAATTGCACTGGATGTCACTTATTCCTACCTCAAAGGAATGATTACCGAATCAGCACTGCATCGGGTCATCCATTTGATGAAAACTTTAGGCTTTACCCTGTACGTACCTGAGCTTAAGCAAGAGGAAATTTTAAAGGGTTTAGGTGAATTTAGAGAGCATCTGGGCGGTGAGCTTACCATCATGCTGCTGGAAGAGATTGGCAAAGGGGTAGAAATTCATGAGATGGACTCTGCCCTCATCCGGGAGGCGATCAGCCAACTGGAAGTTTTTGAGAAAATGGATCTGGAAGTATAATTTTTTATCAACCTCACTTTCTATCCCGGATAGAAAGCTACGATTTTAAGCTTTGTTTCATGCAACTTGATCAGCACTACCAACTTACCTATTGCACCAATATTCACCCCGGAGAGGATTGGAATACCGTGATGGAGACATTATACACCTACATTCCTCCGGTAAAGCAGGTCTTATCTCCGGAGGCACCTTTTGGAATTGGACTACGCCTTTCCCGGCAAGCGGCAGATCAGCTGATGAATGCGCACTGCCTGGCTACTTTCAAAAACTGGCTGACAGCCCACAATTGTTATGTGTTTACTATGAATGGCTTTCCCTATGGAGGCTTTCATCGCCAAAGGGTAAAAGATGACGTGCATCAGCCTGACTGGACTACAACGGAGCGTTATGAATATACCCGTAACCTTTTTTACATCCTAACTGAACTCTTACCTGAGGGTATGGATGGGGGTATTTCTACTTCGCCCTTATCTTACAAACACTGGCATAAGTCTGCATCCGAACTTGATGTAGTGATGGAAAAAAGCCTAGACCATCTGGTGCAAATAGCCGTTCAGCTGCACGAAATCCGGCAAAAGAGCGGTCATCTGCTGCACCTGGATATAGAGCCCGAGCCGGATGGGCTGCTGGAAGATACCCAGACTACGCTGGATTTTTACAAAAACTGGCTCATCCCACAAGGCGTGAAAATTTTGGAAAAAAAAGGTATGAGCGTAGAGCAGGCAGAAGAGTGCTTGCGAGAGCATATTCGCTTATGTTATGATGTCTGCCACTTTGCGGTAATGAACGAATCACCGGAAAGTGTATTGCAAAAGTTTGCCTCTGAAGACATCCGCATTGGCAAGGTACAGATCAGTGCGGCACTCAAAGCGATCTTACCAGACAGTAACAGAAAGGCCAAAGAAGCCGCATTCCGACAGTTTGCCGAATCTACCTACTTGCATCAGGTAGTGGCGATAGATCAGCAGGGCAACAGGAGACAATATCCCGACTTGCCGCAGGCTTTGGAAGAGATCCACAAGCCGGAAATCAGAGAATGGAGAACCCACTTCCATGTACCGGTATTTCTGGAAAACTACGGGGAGCTGCAATCTACCCAGGATGATGTGATCAGGACATTGAATTACCTGAAAACCCATCATCCTACCCATCATCTGGAAGTTGAAACCTATACCTGGGAAGTGCTGCCTGAAGATATCCGCCTGGAGATGGCTGATTCTATCGTAAGAGAGTTAGAGTGGGTAAGAGAAAATTTTATAGAAGCATGAAGAAGACTGTAGTAATCAACGTAGTAGCTTTATCCCCCCGCCTCATTGGCGAACATACCCCTTTCCTGAAAAGCTGGCGCGACAAAGGCAAACAGATTTCTATAGACCCCCCTCTGCCTGCCGTTACCTGTTCATCCCAATATACCTACCTTACCGGTAAATGGCCGACCGAGCACGGGATCGTAGGCAATGGCTGGTACTTTCGTGATGAATGTGAAATCAAGCTCTGGCGGCAGTCCAACCACCTGGTGCAGGCTACTAAAATCTGGGAAGAGGCGAAGAAGGCAGATCCTAATTTTAGCTGTGCCAATATGTTCTGGTGGTACAATATGTACTCCAGCGCAGATTACTCTGTCACTCCTCGTCCCCTTTATCCTTCCGACGGCCGTAAGCTGCCGGATATCTATACCCACCCGATGGATATGCGTGATCGGCTGCAACTGGAACTGGGGCAGTTTCCACTCTTTAGTTTCTGGGGACCCAATGCCAATATCAGCTCTACCCGCTGGATTGCCGAATCCAGCAAAAAGGTGGAAGAATGGCATAATCCTACCCTCACTCTTATTTATCTGCCCCATCTGGACTATAATTTACAAAGATGCGGCATAGATTTTTCTAAAATCTCTCAGGACCTGCGTGAGATTGACGATGTCTGTCGGGATCTGATCACATTTTACGAAGCAAGGGGCGCCCAGGTAATGCTACTTTCGGAGTATGGCATTACAAATGTGGACCATCCGGTACATATCAACCGGGCTTTGCGAAAGAAGGGGTACATTACGATTAAAGAAGAGCTGGGGCTGGAAAGACTTGATGCCGGGGCCAGCCGTGCCTTTGCAGTTGCGGACCACCAGATTGCCCATGTCTATGTCAATGACAAAAGTATTTTAGCTGAGGTCAAACAGTTGCTCACATCACTACATGGAGTAGAACATGTGCTGGATGAGGAAGGCAAGAAGAAGTACCACATCGACCATGAACGTGCCGGAGACCTGGTAGTTGTAGCCGATAAAGATTCGTGGTTTACCTACTATTACTGGCTGGATGATCAGAAGGCACCTGACTTTGCCCGCACCGTAGATATTCACCAGAAGCCAGGCTATGATCCGGTAGAAACCTTTGCTGATCCTGATATCAAATTTCTGAAAGCCAAAGTAGGTATGAAGCTCATCAAGAAAAAGCTGGGCTTCCGCTACCTCATGGATGTGATCCCGCTGGATGCTACCTTAGTGAAAGGCTCCCATGGCCGCATTCCTGAATCGGTAGAAGACCGCCCGCTACTCATCAGTCAAAGCCCTGAGCTACTACCTATAGAAAGTGTTGCCGCTCCTGAGGTATACCAATTGATGATGGACCATTTAAGAAAATAATTATCATACCAACGATATTATTTTCGCATAAGTTTTTGTTTTTAAGACGAGCTGAATATTTTGCAAGCTCAAAAAC harbors:
- a CDS encoding TatD family hydrolase; translation: MKFIDPHIHVTSRTTDDYEAMQAAGIVAIIEPAFWLGQPRTRVGSFQDYFNSLVGFERFRASQFGIKHYCTIGLNSKEANNERLAEQVMELLPLYVGKEGVVAVGEIGYDDQTPAEDKYYRIQLELAREVDIPVMIHTPHRDKKRGTTRSMDVCIEHGLKPNMVVVDHNNEETVKEVLDRGFWAAFTIYPHTKMGSERMVEIVKQYGTERIIVDSAADWGVSDPLAVPKTARLMLEKGISEADVHQVCYQNALEAYGQSGQMKESDWEDVAIDQREKYSGNSVLRGGQTPKVKGSSDIVEN
- the eboC gene encoding UbiA-like protein EboC (EboC, a homolog the polyprenyltransferase UbiA, belongs to system of proteins involved in the trafficking of precursor metabolites to an extracytoplasmic compartment so that the biosynthesis of certain natural products, such as scytonemin, can be completed.), producing MKRLIAHIKLMRPANVVTAIADIMAGFAASGMVVFWLENAEGGPTLFWLVMSTIGLYAGGVVFNDVFDAELDQIERPERPIPSGAASVFSAGTFGALLLAAGIFSAWMVSDTSLLLALFIAACALVYDGWGKHQAVLGPVNMGLCRGANLLLGVSAVPAVLTEVWYISLIPIVYISAITMISRGEVHGGDRSTLRWAGIMYGVIFISLILLAWVFSAAFWQVLPFLALLAYFIFPPLFRALRDPQPKHIGMAVKAGILSLIILDAALATAFAGWLYGLLVVLLFPVSRLVAKAFAVT
- a CDS encoding alkaline phosphatase family protein, translating into MKKTVVINVVALSPRLIGEHTPFLKSWRDKGKQISIDPPLPAVTCSSQYTYLTGKWPTEHGIVGNGWYFRDECEIKLWRQSNHLVQATKIWEEAKKADPNFSCANMFWWYNMYSSADYSVTPRPLYPSDGRKLPDIYTHPMDMRDRLQLELGQFPLFSFWGPNANISSTRWIAESSKKVEEWHNPTLTLIYLPHLDYNLQRCGIDFSKISQDLREIDDVCRDLITFYEARGAQVMLLSEYGITNVDHPVHINRALRKKGYITIKEELGLERLDAGASRAFAVADHQIAHVYVNDKSILAEVKQLLTSLHGVEHVLDEEGKKKYHIDHERAGDLVVVADKDSWFTYYYWLDDQKAPDFARTVDIHQKPGYDPVETFADPDIKFLKAKVGMKLIKKKLGFRYLMDVIPLDATLVKGSHGRIPESVEDRPLLISQSPELLPIESVAAPEVYQLMMDHLRK
- a CDS encoding EboA domain-containing protein: MEATTYQVDLAQAREFLYQLIRKQASPEGIQWLDQQTSKLRQQWNPRTFYFSFSSVPRFMGKDSITYSEEIRKQAHQLRPGFDPTGWDVTQVARTYILLFLPHDDAKEYLLTINRMCETADMYEQQALYAALPLLPHPKELTGRAAEGVRTNMTNVFDAIALHNPYPADHMEQEAWNQLLLKAVFMGRPLYKIYHADQRANPELARMLIDFTHERWAAHRQVTPEIWRFVAPYLNEEHLPDLEKSIRQGEPLEVEAALLACAENNYSGGRLLLDNHPEVKGRIDKGEINWQNIGERFHASTN
- the eboE gene encoding metabolite traffic protein EboE — translated: MQLDQHYQLTYCTNIHPGEDWNTVMETLYTYIPPVKQVLSPEAPFGIGLRLSRQAADQLMNAHCLATFKNWLTAHNCYVFTMNGFPYGGFHRQRVKDDVHQPDWTTTERYEYTRNLFYILTELLPEGMDGGISTSPLSYKHWHKSASELDVVMEKSLDHLVQIAVQLHEIRQKSGHLLHLDIEPEPDGLLEDTQTTLDFYKNWLIPQGVKILEKKGMSVEQAEECLREHIRLCYDVCHFAVMNESPESVLQKFASEDIRIGKVQISAALKAILPDSNRKAKEAAFRQFAESTYLHQVVAIDQQGNRRQYPDLPQALEEIHKPEIREWRTHFHVPVFLENYGELQSTQDDVIRTLNYLKTHHPTHHLEVETYTWEVLPEDIRLEMADSIVRELEWVRENFIEA
- a CDS encoding 3-dehydroquinate synthase, translated to MKPIQQSFSVPFQYQVFFTEKLFHPSNTILVDLIKSKQPPKVYFVIDSGVADAHPELITQIRQYAQHYAHQFTLCAEPLLVPGGEQAKNDTDYLQQIVEATHLYGIDRHSYIIAVGGGAVLDMVGFASAVSHRGIRHIRIPTTVLSQNDSGVGVKNSINYFGKKNYLGTFAPPFAVINDFDFLSTLDERDWRGGISEAIKVALIKDAAFFAQMEEQAEALADREPEPMQSLIYRCAEMHLEHIGGGDPFEMGSSRPLDFGHWAAHKLEQLTNYSIRHGEAVAIGIALDVTYSYLKGMITESALHRVIHLMKTLGFTLYVPELKQEEILKGLGEFREHLGGELTIMLLEEIGKGVEIHEMDSALIREAISQLEVFEKMDLEV